DNA sequence from the Methylomonas albis genome:
CAACAATCAATAACATTACCAATGCAGTCAGCATCACCGCAGGCGAACGCGGTTTTTCCTTCCACGCCAGTCCAAACCAGATCAATACCAACACTGCCAAGCCACCAGCTAAGTAGCGGTGGGCCATCTCTTTCCAGGCTTTTGCGGTATCTACGGCGTATTGCGGAAATGCTGCGGCGGCTTCGGCTTTAAATTCCGCGCTGTCGCTGACGAAAGCCTTGCCGTAACAGCCAGGCCAATCCGGACAGCCCAAACCGGCGTGGGTTAGTCGAACGTAGGCGCCGACAACAATAACTAGCAACGCCAAAAACGCGCAGCACAGGGTCAATTTTCTGAACATATTTCTAACCGATTTGTGAAATTCTGAGTAACTTGTTTAAGTCGCTTTTTACTTGGTAAGGATCGTAACCTGGGGCATATTGCATCATCAGGTTCCCCAATGGATCCATGATTATCAGCATGCCTTCCGGCAAGGGCTGCGCGCTTAATTGTGTTAATTTTTCCTGCAATGAGGCGGCCGGCAAGGCTTTTAATAAACGACCATCGTCGCGCCATTCGGCCGGCAGCTGATAAGTTTTGTCAAACAGCACCGCCAAACGACGAATCCGGGCAATATCCTTACCCATCATTAATGTCAGTTGATGAGATTTATACAAGGCATCCCGACACGTTTCCTCGCAATCCTTGGTCACCGGATTGACCAATACCCAGTGGCCCTTCAACTCCTGCATGTTTTGCGCGGAGAATGTATCGTACCCGGAAAACTCTTCGGCTGACGTCACTTGCGGCGGGTTGATTAGTACGCCATTATTGGTGCCTAGCTTGACGATATCAGGATTTTTCGCCAAAAAAAATGCAAATCCAAAGGGAACGATGGACATAGCAAATATCACTAAGATGGTAATGCGGTTTTTTTTAAATTGATTTTCCACGGTGTATTTTTCGACTACTGATCCAAATAAATAGGGCTGTTAAGGTCAGCGCCAATCCAAACCATTGTACTGCATAGGCCCTATGTTTTTCAGGCGGGATTGCGACAGCAATCTTCCATTGCCGCTGATAGCCCTCGGGCTGAGCCGGATCCAGTTCAATCTGATAATCGGCCAAGGCGTAGCCCAGTTTGTCTGCCAAGAGCTTGCTATCGACAATTTGCACTCTGACCGGCCAAGTTTCTCCAGGAATTTCCGCCCCCTTTAATTTGATACCAGGCTCGGGAAAATGGTTGATTCTGCCCTGCACTTGCTGGGCGGCCACGCTGATACCGATATCCGGCAACACTTCACGCGAGGCACCCAACGCGACCCAGCCGCGGTTAACTAATATGCTAGGCATGCCGCCATCGGGCAAAAACGGTGTCAATACCAGATAACCGGGTTTGCCGTTTAGAATCTGGTTATCAACCAAAACCTGATGACTGACATCGTAATGACCAGTCACTAAAACGGGTCGATAACGTAAAACATCTTTATCGATTTCGGTTTGCCGGCCCAAATCCAAGGCCTCAGCATTGGCAGCCGCTTGTTGCTGCGCCAGTAAAACCGTCTTCTGTTCGCCGCGTCCCAACTGCCAAAATCCCAAGCTGCACAATAAGCCGAATAACAGCAAATATCCGCTCAATGCCAGTAACGAACAGCGAAATTCGATACCCCACGTACTAAATTTGATCATAGGTGTAAGCTCCTGTGTGGATATGTGCTATTGGCAAGCGTACCCGAATCACCGAGAATGCAGGTTTTTATTTATTGTCGCCGCCATGCTCATCAAAACGCTCACTATCGTCGCATTCCTGGCCATCGTCATTAGTCTTGGTTCCGCGCTGTTTCATATTGTCAGACACAAGGAAGACAAGGATTCCGCGAAAACCGCTAAGGCATTGACCATGCGCATCGGTCTTTCGCTGGCTTTGTTTATCCTCCTGTTCATCGCGTACGCCAGCGGCATGATTCAACCTCACGGCATTGGCGCGCGCATGCATGCCAATCAAAACCAGCCGACAGCAACCTCAAACCCTTAAGAATCGACAAAAAAAAAGCGCGATCCGCAAAGACCGCGCTTTTTCCGGCATGACTAACGGCTGTTACATCAAGTAAACAAATACGAACAGACCCAACCAGACCACGTCGACAAAATGCCAATACCAGGCGGCCGCTTCGAAAGCAAAGTGGTTTTCCGGGGTGAAATGGCCTTTCCAACTTCTGAACAATACCACCGATAAAATAATCGCGCCGACGCAAACGTGGAAACCGTGGAAACCGGTCAACATGAAGAAGGTTGAACCGTAAATACCTGAACCCAGGGTCAAACCCATTTCATGGTAGGCTTCGTAATACTCGGTTGCTTGAAATGCCACGAATAAAAAGCCCAAACCGACAGTAGCGATCAAACCTTTTATCAGTTGATCGCGACTTTTTGCCAACAAGCCGTGATGCGCCCAGGTGCAGGTAACGCCGCTAGACAACAACAGCAGAGTATTCAGGAACGGTAAACCGAAGGCGCCCATCGGCTCGAAATCGCCACCGACTTTACCCGGACCATTGGTTGGCCATACAGCTTCAAAAGCCGGCCACAACACGTCATGGGTCGAGCGACCGGGACCGCTTATCATGCCGCTTTCGCCCAGATGCGGTATCGAGATATTGCGGGCATACCACAAAGCACCGAAGAACACCGCGAAGAACATGACTTCGGAAAAAATGAACCACATCATGCCCATCCGATAAGAAATACCGACGCCATGATTGTACATACCGGATTCGCTCTCGGTGGACTGCAG
Encoded proteins:
- a CDS encoding SURF1 family protein yields the protein MIKFSTWGIEFRCSLLALSGYLLLFGLLCSLGFWQLGRGEQKTVLLAQQQAAANAEALDLGRQTEIDKDVLRYRPVLVTGHYDVSHQVLVDNQILNGKPGYLVLTPFLPDGGMPSILVNRGWVALGASREVLPDIGISVAAQQVQGRINHFPEPGIKLKGAEIPGETWPVRVQIVDSKLLADKLGYALADYQIELDPAQPEGYQRQWKIAVAIPPEKHRAYAVQWFGLALTLTALFIWISSRKIHRGKSI
- a CDS encoding twin transmembrane helix small protein; this translates as MLIKTLTIVAFLAIVISLGSALFHIVRHKEDKDSAKTAKALTMRIGLSLALFILLFIAYASGMIQPHGIGARMHANQNQPTATSNP
- a CDS encoding cytochrome c oxidase subunit 3, which gives rise to MSTHDSYYIPHKAVWPVMATGGLMMTLAGFANHLNGSSIGPGMMMTGFVIFLVMLGLWFALQSTESESGMYNHGVGISYRMGMMWFIFSEVMFFAVFFGALWYARNISIPHLGESGMISGPGRSTHDVLWPAFEAVWPTNGPGKVGGDFEPMGAFGLPFLNTLLLLSSGVTCTWAHHGLLAKSRDQLIKGLIATVGLGFLFVAFQATEYYEAYHEMGLTLGSGIYGSTFFMLTGFHGFHVCVGAIILSVVLFRSWKGHFTPENHFAFEAAAWYWHFVDVVWLGLFVFVYLM